The following are from one region of the Theropithecus gelada isolate Dixy chromosome 6, Tgel_1.0, whole genome shotgun sequence genome:
- the NUDT12 gene encoding peroxisomal NADH pyrophosphatase NUDT12, with the protein MSSVKRSPKQEIVTQFHCSAAEGDIAKLTGILSHSPSLLNETSENGWTALMYAARNGHPEIVQFLLEKGCDRSIVNKSRQTALDIAVFWGYKHIANLLATAKGGKKPWFLSNEVEECENYFSKTLLDRKSEKRNNSDWLLAKESHPATVFILFSDLNPLVTLGGNKESFQQPEVRLCQLNYKDIKDYLAQPEKITLIFLGVELEMKDKLLNYAGEVPREEEDGLVAWFALGIDPIAAEEFKQRHENCYFLHPPMPALLQLKEKEAGVVAQARSVLAWHSRYKFCPTCGNGTKIEEGGYKRVCLKEDCPSLNGVHNTSYPRVDPVVIMQVIHPDGTRCLLGRQKRFPPGMFTCLAGFIEPGETIEDAVRREVEEESGVKVGHVQYVSCQPWPMPSSLMIGCLAVAVSTEIKVDKNEIEDARWFTREQVLDVLTKGKQQAFFVPPSRAIAHQLIKHWIRINPNL; encoded by the exons ATGTCTTCTGTAAAAAGAAGTCCAAAGCAAGAAATAGTTACCCAGTTTCACTGTTCAGCTGCTGAAGGAGATATTGCTAAGTTAACAGGAATACTCAGTCATTCTCCATCTCTTCTCAATGAAACTTCTGAAAATGGCTGGACTGCTTTAATGTATGCAGCAAGGAATGGGCACCCAGAGATTGTCCAATTTCTGCTTGAGAAAGG GTGTGACAGATCAATTGTCAATAAATCAAGGCAGACTGCACTGGATATTGCTGTATTTTGGGGTTATAAGCATATAGCTAATTTACTAGCTACTGCTAAAGGTGGGAAGAAGCCTTGGTTCCTAAGTAATGAAGTGGAagaatgtgaaaattattttagcaaAACACTACTGGACCGGAAAAGTGAAAAGAGGAATAATTCTGACTGGCTACTAGCTAAAGAAAGCCATCCAGCcacagtttttattcttttctcagaTTTAAATCCCTTGGTTACTCTAGGTGGCAATAAAGAAAGTTTCCAACAACCAGAAGTTAGGCTTTGTCAGCTGAACTACAAAGATATAAAGGATTATTTGGCCCAGCCTGAGAAGATCACCTTGATTTTTCTTGGAGTGGAACTTGAAATGAAAGACAAGCTACTTAATTATGCTGGTGAAGTCCCgagagaggaggaagatggaTTGGTTGCCTGGTTTGCTCTAGGTATAGATCCTATTGCTGCTGAAGAATTCaagcaaagacatgaaaattgTTACTTTCTTCATCCTCCTATGCCAGCCCTTCTgcaattgaaagaaaaagaagctg gggttgtAGCTCAAGCAAGATCTGTTCTTGCCTGGCATAGTCGATATAAGTTTTGCCCAACCTGTGGAAATGGAACTAAAATTGAAGAAGGTGGATATAAGAGAGTATGTTTAAAAGAAGACTGTCCTAGTCTCAATGGCGTTCATAATACATCATACCCAAGAGTTG atccAGTAGTAATCATGCAAGTTATTCATCCAGATGGGACCAGATGTCTTTTAGGCAGGCAGAAAAGATTTCCCCCAGGCATGTTTACTTGCCTTGCTGGATTTATTGAGCCTG GAGAGACAATAGAAGATGCTGTTAGAAGAGAAGTAGAAGAGGAAAGTGGAGTCAAAGTTGGCCATGTTCAGTATGTCTCTTGTCAACCATGGCCAATGCCTTCCTCCTTAATGATTGGTTGCTTAGCTGTGGCAGTGTCTACAGAAATTAAAGTTGACAAGAATGAAATAGAGGATGCCCGCTGGTTCACTAGAGAACAG GTCCTGGATGTTCTGACCAAAGGGAAGCAGCAGGCATTCTTTGTGCCACCAAGCCGAGCTATTGCACATCAATTAATCAAACACTGGATTAGAATAAATCCCAATCTCTAA